The following is a genomic window from Anopheles aquasalis chromosome 3, idAnoAquaMG_Q_19, whole genome shotgun sequence.
CCGCCGGACGATCACATCCAGCTCCTCTACCTCGAAAGCAACGTCCTTAACTCCGTCTCCGTGACGTACCAGATGATCTCCGAGCTCTCGGTGACCGGGCTCGTACGcggacacgaacacgaacacgataCGGTTCTGGCGAACGGCATGCTTGGCCAACACTCGGCTACCCGTCTCCAGACCCTGGTACGCGTAATCctcaaaaccgaaccgagtcGTGTAGTAGCTAGCGGCCTGCTTGGCGTTGCCCACGTAGAACGTGATATGATCAAACGAAAGAAACTTTCCACCAGCCGGTTTCGGACCCTTATCGGTATACGTGGTCTGAAGACGAAAAGAGATCATCCACCATTATTAACCCATATGCCACGGTGGATCAATGGTCGCAACCCACACACTCACCATAGTATTGTGGAAGAAAATCTGCTATTGCTTATCacgaagggagggaaaaggcaACACCTAGTGTTCTACAGTTCTCTCACACCCGGTAACACACTCGGTCACACACCATAAGGTAACAATAATCcgttttccttcaccacctcGAACGTGATGACGatgtttcaaattcaaaaccaCTTCTCAATACGTGCTTGTTTCACTTCTGTCCGATCACTGATTCCAATCCCACTCCTCGAAGAGTCTTTTATAGGTTCCCCGTATGTGATAGCAGCTCAAACTTGTACCTCACGCGACTCACGCCAGgtatttttttctcattttctttttctaccaTGTCCTGCTGGCCGGAGTCTTGGacaagtttttgttttcttgcgACTAACGCGACAACGATCATCCTCGTTGTTCCCAACCGCGCTATCTCAGCTaacgctcgtcgtcgtcgtcgtcgtcgtcggttacCGCGCGGTGGTTGGTCAATAGAATATAGGATGGAATGTCTGAGATGTCGCCAGGCACCGGCTCTCCAAAACCGGTCCCATCAGCCTTGGCGTCGGTGGGGGCGCAGGATAGATGTGTTTAGAACTTTCTCGCGTTGATAAGCGAAGGGATGGGAAATGGCATTCTCACGTTCACACGTGTAACGGCGGTGCAACCATATGgtgttactgttgttgctaGCAAGACCAAGAATCTCCACTCAGTTTCGAACGCATCGGACCACATTGTCGGACAGTACACTCATCGCTGAATGCCTACTGGGATCGGGTTGAAGTAAACACGATATTCAAATTGCAAGCGACAGAGTAGTCCAGGTGGCTGTTGGCGCTTGTTGCTGTACTGGACGAGCCTCCTGAATGTGGCTTTTAGTTATACGCGCCACGCGCGATTCGTCTGCGCCATTGGCGAGCATGTAAATCATTCCAGCTTCGGAAACTGGTTCTCtgacgttgttgttgttattgtcgtTGTTTACGATGAACTATGAACTGGCCAATGGTTTACTGTGACCGTTGAGTACACCTTCCGAATGCGCCATATTTTGCTAACGAGAACGCAGCAGCATGTTTGTTCAgaggacctgctgctgctgccgccggcgTATTACATGCTCGATCGGAAGCGAATCGGACGATCagtatccatccatccacaaaCCGGCTCCTCTCGGACCGGTTTGGAGATAAATTTGGGGTGTTCAGATTTTGAATTCACCTCTGCGCACACCTTCGTTTGGACCaccagcaaaacaaatcgtcacaaatgcattcaaaatAAACACGCCAGCCATTCCATGGCCTTCTTATTTATAGAATTtggtttcgattgcgatttttattgttttcgttttttgattGAACTATACTTttaacagcacagcacactgGGGAACATTATGCGCTGCGCTTATAAACTTAATAAATTAACAGCACTAGTTTTACGTATACGCAACTATAATGCATCGGTGATGGGGTAGGGGGAGTGGGGGGTTGCCTCCTCGCTTTCGCGCCGCGGCGGAACGTAATCGATGCACTCGGTCCTGCCAAAGGCCTCTGGTAGGTTTCGCTTAAAAGTGACTGGCGTGTTCCGAGTTGTTTGAAAAACAGAACCTCCACATGTGTTGGAACCTTCATCTTCCTGCTCGTCATTTTAGTTCAAAATCGTAGAAAAGTGCATGGTGGTAGTAGTTGGgcgaaaaaataaatcactcTTCGGCCGGTTGGTGATAATTTTTCTTCCGGAATGAAGCCAACCGCATACGCTCAACCTGGAGCGCCTGCTCGAGCTCAAGCACTTTCACCTGTATCTCCATCTCCTTCGTTTTGGCTTGATGTACCGTCAGCGTACCGAGATCAAGATCCTGCGAATCTTCTAGCCGTTGGCTGCAATCTTTGGCAGTGGCCACCACGATGCCCGTTGCCTGTGTTACGTTCTTCGAGGCAGTACCGAGAGCGGTCAGGTTGGAGCTGGTTCGTGGTGCCTTCACACGGCTAGCAACGACCAGCTGGGCGGTACAAGCAGCGATTTCCTGAGCGGCCACAACTAAATCCAGCTGATGTTTCGCTCCTCCTGccaccgttttgtttgctgccgTCCTGGACCAAGAGAAGCAAAGTAAAAATTTAGTATATAGTGtgaagaaaaatgtgaaatcCCAGTCACATTACTACTTACACCAAGAAGTTGGCCCCCTGGGCCACACTTTTCGCTGCGGAAATTAAACCCTCAGTCCACTGGTGGTTGCGCTTATAGAACTCTTTAGCCGATGCCGTTCCCTTGCCAAGCGACACGATTTCTGACTGCAGCAAGCGGGACTTTTGCACCAGAATACGAATCGCTTGCATGAGACTCGTACAAGCGTCCAGGATTTTCTCGTTCACCTCCAGTTTGATGCCAGAATCGGAAGCCCGCGATTTCGACAGCATTTCCTGTAggacgagatagagagagagagagagagtagcagcagtttgTAGTGTCTTATCGATTGGCAAATGGCGTGTTTGACTAAAATGTTACCTGAATCTGGGCCGCAGCCTCTTCAATGGCCTTATCCATGCTGGACAGTTCCGTTTCGACCATATCGCCCAAATTTTCTGTTCCATCTGTCTGCTTGCCAAGATCGACGATCATTGTGGTAACTTGCTCCAGCTTTGATTTCAGATCCGTTACTCTTTCGCTTACGGTATCCGATTCACTCGTTTTTTGAAGCGCTTGGAATAGGCTGGTAATAGACTGGCCCAGTTTCTTAATCTCTTCCGCTATGCCTATTAGGGAGGGTGGATAATAAAAGCATAGATTACATCGATTGTATCACTTACTACTTTACTTCCGTTcagtcattttttttcttttaaatttcaCATCGTGATACTCACAAATCGTTCGATAAAATAATAGTGTGCAgtaaaaaacaacattaaaacaatttcaataaattcattGATTAGCAAATAATAGAATCAATTAAACAACTTTTGCCATCAATCGTGAATATTGTAATCCAGTGGATCCAACAATAAATATAAACAGTATAAGTTGAAATATAAGCAATAAATTGGGAAATAAGGACGGTAGATTATATgtttagtagtagtagaagacTTACGTTCGCCGCTTTCAATGTTCGCTGATCTATTGCAGATGGTCATGCCTTGCACGTGCGCTGAAGCTAGTAAGTGAGCCCCGATGATAACTTTGCGTGCCAACGATTCAACGTTGGTGGAGTTATCTTTCAGATAGTTTTCGTGTACCATTTTCAGCTTAGTCAATACCTCCTGCAACTCTTCTGCGATCATCAAAAAGTAGGTCGGTGTGCCGCCGGCTCCTGGCATCTCATTTTCGCCAATCGCTCGCACCGTCAGCTTTTCCGATGATTTAATGCAAGCCTCCAGCAGGGTACGCAAAGCAGTGTCGCCACTGATTCGGCTATCGGCCAGTGCCGTCTCTAGTTCACCAATTTTCGTTTGGGCGCTTTGCAtccttcgttccgtttcctcctGTTGGTGTAGTAAATCTTGCAGATCAGACTCGattgcttccttttctgccACTGAGCGTTCCATATTTGCATCTAGACTCTggtgattttttattttatttcatcggATCGTCGAGAGCGCCGGAAATAGGTAAAAGTAGTgttattatttcatttcacgctACTGTTTCTACGACACTTACAGCGGACAATGGACAAACACATTGTTAACTCTATTTTGTTAGCCGATATGTATCCTAGCTATAGGGCGTGTGTTGTAATGAATGTAAGCGATAATACCGATAACCGATGCTTTAACGATTAGTCACGTATTtatgaaaggaaaatgctgGGCAAGATGCAAATATGAGTGCGATAGAAAACATGTTTCACATAGAATGATGGAAACAGTACAAGCAAGCATTCGTGTTCAAACAATTGAAGTTACTTGTATTGTTTCACGATTTGCATGTATGCGAGCGAATCACCGACTTACAATTAACAAAAGCAGACAGACAGGGTGCCATCGTTCGCTTTTGATTGGTCTTACCTGATACTTTTCCTCCAGTTCTCGGTGTTTAACGTTAAGCTCTTCCAACTCGTGATCCTTCTGCTCGATCACCGACTTCAGATCGGTCACCAGTGACTCGAAATCGGTCTGCTTTTGTGATGCTTCGGTTTGCAACAATAGAAGCTGCTCCAAAGTTTTCTGCCGCTCATCGGAAATTGTATCCTTGGTCGTTTCCAAAGCCGTAAGCTGCTCGCTCAATTCCGTTTTCATCGagtcgaagcgaagcaaatccGCCTCCTGGTTCCGTTTAAATTCGGCTTCCTGCGCTTCTTTGGCTGCTTCCAGTTCCGAACATTTTTGTTCCAAttcacatttttccatccGAAGGTTTTCGATTTGTTCCGACAATTCTGTGATCGTgtacaaagaaaaaagaaggtgagaaaaaaaaatgtttaactCGAATCACTTCAACAGACAGAATTCAGCTATCTAGATGCCTTTGGAAATTAATCACTTTCAAAACATCGCAATGAAAACTTACTAAGAATGTGAACCATAAAATATGTTAGTAGTGCATGCAAGGTAacgatataacaaaaaaacacatttgtAAAGTTAATATTTTGTGCTAATGAACGGtattcgaacaaaaaaaaaaactgacacaGAACGCACCACAAGACACCTCCGGAAAGAGTACTTACCTTCCGTTCGCTGTGTAGTTGCACTAACGCTTTGTTGTAAGGAAGCTTCCTCTTTAGCGTAGTGTTCAGTCTTTAACTCTAGGGCTTGTATCTTAGAAATACACTCTTGATACTTGAGCGCTAGCTCATCCTTTTCGCCCTGTATTTCGGCAAGCCGCTCCTCGAGACTGCCTTTTTCCGTTGAAAGTGTTTCACGGTCCTGCTGGAATGTCTGGATTTCCGTCTCCAGTCGCTCCATTCCAACGCGCAGCTCTGCGATTTCGGCCTGCCGGGTCGCCTCCATTTCGTCGTATCGACTTTGCAGTGATTCACACTTTTGGGTCATGGTTTGTAGCTGCTCACTGATAGCCTCTTGTTCGTGGCGCGCCTCGTTCGAACTTTGCTGCAATGCATTCTGAACGAGAGCCTGTTTCTGCTGTAGCTCTTCCAGCTGTTGCTGAAGCTCAGCTTTGGCTTTGTGGGCCTCTGTCGCTGCCTCGGTGGATGTGGCCAGTTGCTTACTTATTTCGCCATGCTGTTGTGAGTGGGCATGGGATATGTGTGATAAGAAAGGTGGAACGGTACCAATGAATGGTGGAGTGTTTACGAATGATTATCACAATCATCAAATAGCGATATTGTTCAAAGTATGCTTAAAGGTTGATCGGGGAAAAGTTTATGATAGCCATTTCTAACCATAGTAACCATAGATTAtgtgatgaaaaaaaaaaaacaatttaaaccGCAGAACAATGTAAAGggatcaattttttttaataactaCTTCGATTTGAGCTATGAGCGTATATGTTGTCACAGGGAATGGTTTCTACAAATGAAACGATTTATGTTGCCTGTTCAAAAACGGCACCGTTTACTAACCTGCTTGTAGCAATTGATCTTATATTGATCAAACTTCATCTATgataaaaaccgaaaatggTCATGTTGACCAAAAAGCATGCGGCacagaaaaacgaaagcaatattttaaaacaagtttcattttcaaataaaacaaCTGAAGCTTCATCTCGATCTGCTAGTTTAACACATTAAACTTTTCTCTACGAgcatttgatgtacttgcttCAGTGCACAATTTCAACAGTTCATCTTTTGAAGATATCCAAAATAATTGAACCTTCTTGTTGTTTTAATATTTGAGAtagaaacacgcacacatacacgtacacaAACGCACCAAAAACTGCATTAATTAACAGAAGAACAGAGTGTGGAAAAACTTTGTAAACTGTGCTATGTATAAAGCCTTGTTCTATTACCTGCCGTAGAAGATTGACATGTTCGTCGCGGATCTGCGTGTACATCGTTTTAAGTTTTTGGAACTTTTCCTCACTAGCTTTCGCTCGTTCTTCCTCAGCTTGGGCTCGTTCTGTTGGGCGATGAAAATTGCCAAATCGATAAAATTGTcagtaggaaaaaaaaaatcatcgtaTATCAGACAACTCACGTTCCAGCGATGGCGCAGTTTGGGCGCGCAACTCCAACTCTTCCTTCTGGAAGCGTAAATTCGTCAGCTCATCATGGCGTTGGGCCAGTTGAGCCCTTAAAGCCACAATTTGTTCCTCCATCCGGGACTGCACGTCCCGTTGCTCTATGGTAATCGCCTTGACGTGATTTGACAGTCGCTGGGTTTCGGTTTGCAAATGGCGGACCAATTCGTCTCGCTCTTGAATCAATCGCTCCAACTCAATGACCTGTGCCAACGGCACTACAGGAGACTGGCTAACGGATTGTTGGTGATTATCATGCTGCGGTAGCTCCGGGATCGGTGGGGCAGCTTCAGCCGTGTCGATTAAGTTGGACACCACTGGTTCCGGCTCATTGTCCGTTGGGTCAGTGTCCGGCATCACTACGACCGGCGCCTGATAGTTGCCAAGGTCGCTCTGTTGCTGGAAGTTGGGCGGTGCTTCCGGTAGCTTTGGCACCGTGATCAGATTGACAAAGTACTGCAGGCTACGCGATTGACCATAGAACTGCTTGAGCTGATGAAACAGTGTATTGAAGCGCTGTCGGTGACCGGTCAGCAGATCCGATGGAAGATTGGCGTGCAGCTTGAACATGACACGCACTAACATATCGTAGAGCGGATTCGAATCCTGTATACACGGGATTAATGGCGCCAATCGACACTGACCCGGCGATGTCATGGAACTAACGCAAAACGTTGTGATGGAATTGAATACTGGAAAGGGCAGAGAATTGGAGGACACGTTATGCATTGGCTTGATTTGTTAAAATTTAAGGATGGCGACATACTTGTAGCTTGCAGGGCGACAATATCATCCAGATAGTCGAATATTTCAACCGCTAACTGGAAGCTAAAGtataataaagaaaaataacaTAGAAATGACAGCTCAACGGCAACATGTAATAAACCTTCACAGGACGATCAAACTACTTACTAAATATTAATATCACCTTCGCCGATCTTCTCCAGATCTCCCTGGCGTAGTGAAAGACTACCAGGGATCCTTGGGTTACGATCATGAAACTCCAGCTTCGTAACGAGCAGCTTCGTATAGTGTTTGATGCAGATGCCGTAGCCATCATTCAGGTGGCCCCACAATTTACCGGCCTCTAGCAACATGCCACGATGGCGCATCGATTGCCGACAGCATAGGGGATGACCTTCGCGCAGAATCTTGTGCAGCAAGTGGCAGAATTTCCATGCGACGATGCGATTGTCTTGAATCGGTTGCCGAATGGCAATGGACCAGAACGTGAGGCCACCATTGCTGTGAAATGTTCCGATGATTGCAGCACGAACGTGCTTCCCCTTGATTGGCATTTCCACATTGTTGAGTGCCTTTGATATGCTGATAGACTGCAAAACGGAAGATCATTAGCGCAAGGTGCAAATGCAAAACGTGCAAAGCACGGCAACACTATGCAACAAGTTAAAGTACATGGTTTAATACGTGGTTAATCCAGCAAACCCGTTCTGTACAGGTCTAACACTTACCAAATTATAATATTCTTTATCCGTTAAAGACATGACTGTAGCTGACGGTATCAGGTGTTAATGGTGGAACAAATCTCTTCTTTGGATTGAATAGTTCGATGTTTATGTACAACTGTTGCTCATAAGACCGATAACACTTGCACAATTCACGTTACGGTTTGGTGGTAAAATAATTACAATATGAAATCCGTCAACCCTGCATCCAAGAGTTTCAAGTACGGGCAGtaatgtaaaatatttttatacAAAAAGGGGGCAAATGTTCGCAAAAGCAATCTGGTTTCTCACTTTTGTTTACTAAGGAAGAAAATAGAAGGAATATAAAAGAACGATCAATTGTGATAACACCTTAGTATCTCCCATGATGTACAACTAGTGTCTAGAAACGAAGGCGCGTTTTTAAGAGCACACGATGTCCACTTAGTAAGAAGGCACACGTTTGTATTTCAATACACATCCGTCACGACGGAACAGCAGGATGAAGATACTAGGTTCGCCGCCTGATAAGCAAGGGCGAAAGACCTCAACGTTATCACTTTGTGTCTATCACTGAACTGAATCACCGCAGCGCTGTTTCATAAATCGATAATATACAATGATGATTCACATCCCGGATATCACGCAATCGTCCAACCCAAAATCCTGTACAAAGACATGTGCAAACTTCTTTTGGATACCAACCAAATTGAAACAGATATAGGATCTTAAAATGTACAGAAATCTTGTATAAATCagagtcttttttttcttcttcaaaactATGATCTTACAGGCACTCTATAAGCATACGCACGCGCAGCCTACTATTGCCAGAATACGATTGTGGCTCGTTAGTGACATTCTAATTGCGCTTTCACTTCGGTTTCACATTGTGCACAAATTGAATTAAGCTTCGAAGGCGAACAACCGAACCCAGATCGATCGGTATGGATCGGAAGGAAACACACCGCGTCGCTCCGTTGTCGTTGACTTTCCGGTTTGGCTTTCCTGGTATTCCGGTAATGCGATGTAATAATTCTTGCTCGCAGTAACTTTTAAAGCCACAGAAGACTCCTTACCTTTCCTAGTACCATCAGAACCATTACTGACAAGGGATGGATTTGTGCAACGGTATGTTACACCTGCCATGGAGTCTTTGTGGGAATGGCAACTCacacaagcaaaaaaaaaaaagaagcctgGCCTGATAAATGGTTTATCTAATCAGTCGGTTTGTATGATAGAAAAGCAGATaaagatttcataaaaaaaagaacgtcGTGGTGACGAAGCACGTGTGCTTGTACATATGAGTTTGAAGAACATTGCATGGTGTTTCCGAAATTATCAATATTTATCGCATTGCCACAGCTATCAACATTTTcacataatttaattttggTATTTCACACAATTGCACAATGTATTCTGCGTGgactagttttttttaatagcctTTGGCATACTTTGTACTTTTTCACTTAATGCCCTTTAAGTTGCTACCTGACCACAAACCAATGCATCACTTTTTTCAATGTGCAATAGGCAAACGGATCACTTTATCACTGTGATGAATCATTTGATTCGGAAGCTTATGACGACGCGTCCTGTTTTGCGTTCTTCGCAATTACAAATGGGCTTATTGATTTCATAACCACGCCACGTGGAATTGGGAAGTTAACTCCTGTTAACGAATAAAATGGCTCAAAGAAGTGGTGATGCACTGCACGTGCATAGCCATCAAAAAGTTCATTCGCAATAGGAGTTTCACCACGCTCTTCATACGTTATGTTGGCAACCAGGCAGAGGGTTCTGGAGAGTGTTGCAAAAATGCCAACACTTCGTAGTCCTGACCTTTATTATCATCAAGATAATATCGACTATCTCCAATTtatcttcaccatcatcatcattggcgcTCGTGCAACTCATATATGTTCGAGAATAACTATCTAGCAGAAGacattaaaacaaataaagtgGCAATCTCATTCATGGATCTCGCAATCACTGTAGCGTTATGATATTTTGGTTACGGCAGTAATAGAGGATTGGGGATCATAGTACCCGTAGAGAGTTAATGTCATTAACTGCACTGCGACAATTCGATTACTGCTATGCAGTAGGTTGGTTTAAAAACAACCATAGGAAATCATGCTATAAACGGCAGTGCATGATTGTTGTGCAACTACTGTAGCGGGATTTTGGCGAAACTATAGCCTAATGCACTTTCGAATAGATCCTATCGCTTTACCAAATCGTGGAATGTGCTATGCGGCTCTTTCTTTCCAGAGCTAATTTCGAATTTCCCTCGgctggattttcttttcgcgatttcttcttccaccTTGTGAGTGTACGGCATTTTAGGaattttcacacttttctACGCCCCGTACTTACTGAAGCATAGCGGGTGGAGGCTCGGGAGATTGCCGTTTTCAATTCACTTTCTTGCCCGTCGCAATTGAAAAATTCCAATGTGCACTTTGCGGCACGACAGAGAAACTGCAGCAAATGCTGCTGGCAAGGTGATGAGATCAGTGATTGGTACGAAGGTACGTGTCTGCAGCGACAGCTCTACAGGCTACTTTCTTCTAACGTCTATCACAATGGAAAACTAATATCGTGAAAAGACAGCTGAAAGTGGGATTttgaaataatgtttttttcctttcgcgaaagaagaaaggctGAGTGGTAAGCTAGAACAGAGTGATCTGGAAATATAcccagagagagcgagagggggGGTTGTATAGAGATATCACATTTCAGCCAGCTTTCGGTGCTATTTGAACTACAAACCGAGGCATACtttaagaagaaaaagggtcCAAAATTAGCCCGAATTTCGATGCCATTCCACGCACCCTGCGTCAGACCGGAAGCCGATGCTCCGTACATGGAAGCGAATTCATAAACGGTGATAACAAAGACGGATATCGCACATGGGCACACATGCGACTGGTGCGAGTTAACGAACTAGAGATTGTTTCAGTCTGTAAATGAGGCGtatgaattgtttgtttgattgataatattaatatttacaGCGCCGTCGAAATTGAATGTAATGTTCATCATGTGCACGGCcttgggtggttttttttttttgggggacacACTTGCATCAGTCTGAGATGGGAATGAATGAATAGATCTGTCCCCCTAACGTGAGTCACACCAGGTGTTTCTACACGGCAATCTCCACGGCTTTAGTGGTACGTGACCTagtggtgtgtgcgagcgttATAGTGCGgcatttgtaaaaaaaaaatgtattcaggtagtgcagcaaacagcaaactcaAGTGCACTGAATACCATTTTCATCAGTAGTAGCCTACCAAATGTTTGATGAGATGTTCACGTTCAATGTCGACTGgcgattttcgattttgaaGCACTCGTGGTAACGATAGCGAAGCCATGGAGACAGCGGATCGTACTACTGCGGTGATACACGATTACTAGCACCAAGTAGGCGTTCTGGAATGTACGCACGGTTCAGCGGAAGGGCGTCGGTTCTGTAGCACTAACGATGTGTATTaagttgaatgaaaatatGTCGCGCTTAGcctgatcggtgatcgtttcGGAGATTCGGTGAACAGAGGATCCTGTTCGCACGTGTCGTTTGTTTGACCCTATCTTTGTGCCACCAAACAAAAGGCAGACATCACGGGTACAACTCCCTTTCTAGAAACACTGCACGGTATACGAACGAGAGCTGCAATGAGCGGGGCTATTGTGGTTGTAGATTTCTTCCGTTATGGTGCCTGCACATAACTCCTACACCTGTTCTGCAGGCAATAGGTGTCGTTTCGAAATCGGCACACACGCACGTTGACGATCATCGGATGGCGCTCCGAAAACTGAACCACCGGACGACGTGAGCTGAGAAGCGCGCGCTTGCGAACAGCGGAGATCTGCTGTGGGAACGAAATCGCtcgccagctgctgctacctttCGCTTGACTAGCTTGCCGCACAAGCCACACACCTGCTCTTTGTGGTCGCTGCTCGGCGCTCTACGGTTGCTCTGACTCTGTGCGAAACCATTAATACGCTGGCTAAACCGCGAAAAGATCCGATCAAATTATGTGCAATCAATCCTTTCCTGCTGATTCAGCCGTCCTTCCGCTAGCACGGTTTTGTATCGAAACTTTGTAAACAACTCCGCGGAGCCCCACCTCTCGATGGCTCGGAACGATCGGAACCGGACACTCGCTTTATCACTGGTGCAGTGCGTTACGAAGATACGAATCACTGGCAAACATTTTCATTGATACCTACACACTGGAGCCAGGATGCTGCTTATGCGGTGCACATTTTAACGAAAAAATTAATCTGCTCGTCCCACACCCGGCCCGTGATTCGCCCCTTCGCGATCTCAACCGAACTGTCAAACAGCACCTTGACAGCTGCGCTTGTTTACGTTTTCCCTCAGCCTGCTACCAGCGAAGCAAGTCAACGTCCTTTCGCGGATcacagatgctgctgttggcgagCAATTAACTTTCCTTACGAGCCTGTACTACCGATTCAGTTTTTTCTTCTAGTgattgccaccaccgccctgcCGGAGCATGGGAGAGAGTACGTAGATTGTGCCCAGCGACCCTGATACTCACCGCTCCAGCAACGTCCCGTGCTATGTCCAAACGGATTTGCGCCGCAAATGATGATGTCACGCAAAGTGGAAGCGCAATTGAGCCaacgaaaaatgaaagatCCATCCCGAGTGCACAAACGTGGCACCAAATGCTGCTTCATCCGTCGCCGTCCTCGTCTCAGCTTTCCTATGGTTCGGAGGCGACCCAGAATGACGCTGGCAGTGCATCCTCCACACCGCGCCCTACGGTGCGACATGGCAGCAATGCGTTCACCGAGCTGGACGATAGCGGCTGTAACTACGATTCCGGTAACTTTTCACTATCCGATACGAGTGTGAAAGGCAAGCAAGCGTTCGCTGTTCCCGTGGATGGCGATGCGGGGAGCAGCGAACTGCATCATCGGTTTGTGCAGTTAAACACGGAGCTGTACCAAGCCAAAACGGAATTGCTGACGTACAAGTACAAGTGGAACGAAATACGCAACGAAATTGGATTGAGCTGGAGCAAAAAGCTGGACAAactggtggaggagaagaatgAGCTCGTGAAGGAACTGGATGAGCTGAGCAAGGAACTTGCCCGCATGAAACAAGGC
Proteins encoded in this region:
- the LOC126578908 gene encoding huntingtin-interacting protein 1 isoform X1 → MSLTDKEYYNLSISISKALNNVEMPIKGKHVRAAIIGTFHSNGGLTFWSIAIRQPIQDNRIVAWKFCHLLHKILREGHPLCCRQSMRHRGMLLEAGKLWGHLNDGYGICIKHYTKLLVTKLEFHDRNPRIPGSLSLRQGDLEKIGEGDINIYFQLAVEIFDYLDDIVALQATIFNSITTFCVSSMTSPGQCRLAPLIPCIQDSNPLYDMLVRVMFKLHANLPSDLLTGHRQRFNTLFHQLKQFYGQSRSLQYFVNLITVPKLPEAPPNFQQQSDLGNYQAPVVVMPDTDPTDNEPEPVVSNLIDTAEAAPPIPELPQHDNHQQSVSQSPVVPLAQVIELERLIQERDELVRHLQTETQRLSNHVKAITIEQRDVQSRMEEQIVALRAQLAQRHDELTNLRFQKEELELRAQTAPSLEQRAQAEEERAKASEEKFQKLKTMYTQIRDEHVNLLRQMKFDQYKINCYKQHGEISKQLATSTEAATEAHKAKAELQQQLEELQQKQALVQNALQQSSNEARHEQEAISEQLQTMTQKCESLQSRYDEMEATRQAEIAELRVGMERLETEIQTFQQDRETLSTEKGSLEERLAEIQGEKDELALKYQECISKIQALELKTEHYAKEEASLQQSVSATTQRTEELSEQIENLRMEKCELEQKCSELEAAKEAQEAEFKRNQEADLLRFDSMKTELSEQLTALETTKDTISDERQKTLEQLLLLQTEASQKQTDFESLVTDLKSVIEQKDHELEELNVKHRELEEKYQSLDANMERSVAEKEAIESDLQDLLHQQEETERRMQSAQTKIGELETALADSRISGDTALRTLLEACIKSSEKLTVRAIGENEMPGAGGTPTYFLMIAEELQEVLTKLKMVHENYLKDNSTNVESLARKVIIGAHLLASAHVQGMTICNRSANIESGERIAEEIKKLGQSITSLFQALQKTSESDTVSERVTDLKSKLEQVTTMIVDLGKQTDGTENLGDMVETELSSMDKAIEEAAAQIQEMLSKSRASDSGIKLEVNEKILDACTSLMQAIRILVQKSRLLQSEIVSLGKGTASAKEFYKRNHQWTEGLISAAKSVAQGANFLVTAANKTVAGGAKHQLDLVVAAQEIAACTAQLVVASRVKAPRTSSNLTALGTASKNVTQATGIVVATAKDCSQRLEDSQDLDLGTLTVHQAKTKEMEIQVKVLELEQALQVERMRLASFRKKNYHQPAEE
- the LOC126578908 gene encoding huntingtin-interacting protein 1 isoform X2, whose amino-acid sequence is MSLTDKEYYNLSISISKALNNVEMPIKGKHVRAAIIGTFHSNGGLTFWSIAIRQPIQDNRIVAWKFCHLLHKILREGHPLCCRQSMRHRGMLLEAGKLWGHLNDGYGICIKHYTKLLVTKLEFHDRNPRIPGSLSLRQGDLEKIGEGDINIYFQLAVEIFDYLDDIVALQATIFNSITTFCVSSMTSPGQCRLAPLIPCIQDSNPLYDMLVRVMFKLHANLPSDLLTGHRQRFNTLFHQLKQFYGQSRSLQYFVNLITVPKLPEAPPNFQQQSDLGNYQAPVVVMPDTDPTDNEPEPVVSNLIDTAEAAPPIPELPQHDNHQQSVSQSPVVPLAQVIELERLIQERDELVRHLQTETQRLSNHVKAITIEQRDVQSRMEEQIVALRAQLAQRHDELTNLRFQKEELELRAQTAPSLEQRAQAEEERAKASEEKFQKLKTMYTQIRDEHVNLLRQHGEISKQLATSTEAATEAHKAKAELQQQLEELQQKQALVQNALQQSSNEARHEQEAISEQLQTMTQKCESLQSRYDEMEATRQAEIAELRVGMERLETEIQTFQQDRETLSTEKGSLEERLAEIQGEKDELALKYQECISKIQALELKTEHYAKEEASLQQSVSATTQRTEELSEQIENLRMEKCELEQKCSELEAAKEAQEAEFKRNQEADLLRFDSMKTELSEQLTALETTKDTISDERQKTLEQLLLLQTEASQKQTDFESLVTDLKSVIEQKDHELEELNVKHRELEEKYQSLDANMERSVAEKEAIESDLQDLLHQQEETERRMQSAQTKIGELETALADSRISGDTALRTLLEACIKSSEKLTVRAIGENEMPGAGGTPTYFLMIAEELQEVLTKLKMVHENYLKDNSTNVESLARKVIIGAHLLASAHVQGMTICNRSANIESGERIAEEIKKLGQSITSLFQALQKTSESDTVSERVTDLKSKLEQVTTMIVDLGKQTDGTENLGDMVETELSSMDKAIEEAAAQIQEMLSKSRASDSGIKLEVNEKILDACTSLMQAIRILVQKSRLLQSEIVSLGKGTASAKEFYKRNHQWTEGLISAAKSVAQGANFLVTAANKTVAGGAKHQLDLVVAAQEIAACTAQLVVASRVKAPRTSSNLTALGTASKNVTQATGIVVATAKDCSQRLEDSQDLDLGTLTVHQAKTKEMEIQVKVLELEQALQVERMRLASFRKKNYHQPAEE